The proteins below are encoded in one region of Sphingobacterium sp. R2:
- a CDS encoding LTA synthase family protein translates to MDIYTIIVLVLFFVTSFININIYREWGDKISKRAIDSFLASPSGAVASAEATPVFLPIVGMLIGILCGYFLYRWMFKKVFFFNITSPVGNIFKLVVGIFVLFTFIRGGYGRATLNPSKAYYSEDTFYNHAAVNTQWAFLRDFFAKNTKLKNPYSYYSDQKEIAEKLRPAFQHQPDSAVQVLTTTRPNVVFIMLESFVGDLIQSLGGEKGITPHMEELIKGGILFDHIYSAADRSDKGMVAILSGFPAQGPESIIKYIDKHENMPAIGQELDHAGYETSFYHGGQSEFYNFKSYMLTHGIARVVDNANFGLDAERASWGVYDHVVFNRMIKDFKKEKQPFFSTIFTLVNHEPFDLKNGYKFGNATNADKFRSTAYYTDSVVYDFIAKAKKEAWYKNTLFVIVADHGHRLPSEKWELFHPNRFHIPLIFFGDVIKPEFRGKIFSRIGNQTDLAATLLTQLKLPTERYHWSRDLFNPTTPQIAFYNSKDAFGVITPEQAVSFDNVGRIINYRSNKEYPVSKTDSLLNIGKAYYQDVYREFLKY, encoded by the coding sequence TTGGATATCTATACCATCATTGTGCTGGTTTTGTTTTTTGTGACAAGCTTTATCAACATCAATATCTATCGGGAATGGGGCGACAAGATCTCCAAACGCGCTATCGATTCTTTTTTGGCCTCACCTTCAGGGGCTGTAGCTTCGGCAGAAGCCACACCGGTATTTCTCCCCATCGTCGGCATGCTGATCGGCATATTGTGTGGCTATTTTTTGTACCGCTGGATGTTTAAAAAGGTGTTTTTTTTCAATATCACATCTCCGGTCGGTAATATCTTTAAATTGGTCGTCGGAATTTTTGTTCTCTTCACATTTATTCGCGGTGGTTATGGGCGGGCAACATTAAACCCCAGTAAAGCTTATTATTCGGAAGATACCTTTTATAACCATGCGGCAGTCAATACGCAATGGGCTTTTTTACGCGATTTCTTTGCTAAAAATACCAAACTGAAAAACCCATATAGTTACTATAGCGATCAGAAAGAGATCGCAGAGAAACTACGGCCTGCCTTTCAGCATCAGCCGGATTCGGCGGTTCAGGTGCTTACAACGACTCGGCCCAATGTGGTCTTTATTATGTTAGAAAGTTTTGTCGGCGACCTTATCCAGTCCCTCGGGGGGGAGAAGGGAATTACACCACACATGGAAGAGTTGATCAAAGGGGGGATTTTGTTTGACCATATTTACTCTGCTGCTGATCGATCTGACAAAGGAATGGTGGCGATATTGAGTGGCTTTCCTGCACAAGGGCCTGAAAGTATTATTAAATATATTGATAAGCATGAAAATATGCCTGCAATTGGGCAGGAGCTCGATCATGCAGGTTACGAAACATCTTTTTACCACGGTGGACAAAGTGAGTTTTACAATTTTAAATCGTATATGCTCACCCATGGGATCGCTAGAGTTGTCGATAATGCTAATTTTGGCTTGGATGCTGAACGTGCCTCTTGGGGGGTATACGATCATGTGGTGTTTAATCGGATGATCAAGGACTTTAAAAAGGAAAAACAGCCTTTCTTTTCGACGATCTTTACCTTGGTCAACCACGAGCCATTCGATTTGAAAAATGGTTATAAATTTGGCAATGCTACCAATGCAGATAAGTTTAGAAGCACAGCATATTATACGGATTCAGTGGTGTATGACTTTATCGCTAAAGCCAAAAAGGAAGCTTGGTATAAGAATACTCTTTTTGTTATTGTAGCTGATCATGGACACCGCCTTCCTTCAGAAAAATGGGAACTATTTCATCCCAATCGGTTTCATATTCCATTGATTTTTTTCGGAGATGTTATCAAGCCCGAGTTTCGGGGGAAAATTTTCAGCAGAATTGGCAACCAGACAGATTTAGCTGCAACGTTATTGACACAATTGAAACTTCCAACCGAACGTTACCATTGGAGCCGGGATTTGTTCAATCCAACCACACCTCAAATTGCCTTTTATAATTCCAAAGATGCCTTTGGAGTAATTACTCCAGAGCAAGCGGTTTCTTTTGATAACGTGGGAAGGATAATCAACTATAGGTCGAACAAGGAATATCCAGTAAGCAAAACAGATAGTTTGTTGAATATCGGTAAAGCGTATTATCAAGACGTATATCGTGAATTTTTAAAATATTAG